CGGCCCCTGCCGGGCGACGACCCGGGCGAGGCTGCCGCCCAGCGCGGCGTCGAGCACCAGCACCAGGTCGTCCGGCGTGTCGAGACAGCCCACGACCGAGCGCAGGCGCAGCACGTGGGGATGGGTCAGGCCGGCGAGCGCGGCCGCCTCGCGCCGCAGCCGGTCCCGCGCGGCCAGACCGGCTCCGGGACGTACCCGCTTGAGCGCGACCTGCTCCCCGGTCCCGCGGTCACGCCCGAGCCAGACCTCGCCGCCGGACCCCGCGCCGAGCAGCCCGGTCACCTCGTAGCCCGCCACCAACGGCGCCACCGGATCGGTCATGAGCCCAGCCTGGCGCGATCCGCGTCGTCCACAGCCGCCGTCGTCCACAGGCGACAGACCGTGGGGCCTCCCCGCGACACGACTCACGATCTCCGGCAGGGTGGGGCGATGAAGATCTTCGCGACCTCCGGCGGCTTCCTGCCCACGGACCGCGGGGCGTTCCAGTGGCGCACCGGCCCGATCATCGACCACGCGATCGAGCTCGTCGGCAACCCCGAGCGGCCACGGCTGTGCTACGTCGGCACCGCCACCGGCGACAGCCTCAACGGCACCGCCGCGTTCTACCGGGCGATGTCCGGGCTCGACGTCCGGGCCAGCCACCTCGAGCTGTTCATGATGCCCAACGTCGACGACGTCCGGGCCCACCTGCTGGCCCAGGACGTCGTCTGGGTCGGCGGCGGGTCGGTCGCCAACCTGCTCGCCGTGTGGCGGGTCCACGGCCTCGACGAGGTCCTGCGCGAGTGCTGGGAGGAGGGCGTGGTCCTCGCCGGGGTCTCGGCAGGCTCCATCTGCTGGCACGTCGGCGGCCCGACCGACAGCTACGGCCCCACGCTGCGACCGGCTCTCGGCGGCCTCGGCTTCCTGCCCTACGGCAACGGGGTCCACTACGACGTCGAGGCCCAGCGCCGGCCCTTGCTGCACCAGCTGGTCGCGGACGAGGTGCTGCCACTCTCCTACGCCACCGACGACGGCGTCGGCCTCGTCTACGAGGGCACTGAGCTGGTGGAGGCGGTGTCCGACCGGCCCGGCCCCGCGGCCTACCGGGTCGAGCGGTCGCCCGACGGCACGGTCACCGAGACCCGCATCGAGCCGCGGCTCCTGCCCGGCGCGGTCGGGCCGGGAGGAGGTGTGCTGTGAACACGACGACGGGGGCCCTGCCTGCCGACCGGACGCTGACCGCCCAGGAGGCCGCCCGGCTGGTCCGGCCGGGCCACACGGTGTTCGTCGGCAGCGCGTGCGCGACCCCGCGGACCCTGTTGCGGGCGCTCGAGGAGCTGCCCGACCCGCCGGCCGGCGTGACGCTCGTGCACTCGCTGACCGACCGCGTCGGCGTGGGCGACCCGCCGCGCACCCGCTACCGGCACCGCGTCTTCTACGCCGGCGCTGACGTGCGCGACCTGCAGCCGCGCGAGTTCGTGGACTACGTACCGATGCGGCTGGCCGACGTGCCCGCGATGTTCGCCGACGGGCACCTGCCGCTGGACGTCGCGCTGGTGCAGGTCGCCCCGCCGGACGCAGACGGCACGTGCAGCCTGGGCGTCTCCGTCGACGTGACGCTCGCCGCGGTGCTATCGGCCCGCACGGTCGTCGCCGAGGTGGTCCGGGCGATGCCATCGACCCGGGGCGGATCCCGCATCCCCCTCGACCACATCGACCACGTGGTGCCCGTCGACACCCCGGTGACGGAGTACGTCCACGAGCCCACCGCCGGGGTCGCCGAGCAGATCGCGCGGTACGTCGCCAGGCTGGTCGACCACGGGTCGACCCTGCAGGTGGGGCTCGGCCGGGTGCCGCACGAGATGCTGGGCCACCTGCGCAACCGCCGCGACCTGTCTGTTCACTCCGACGTCGTCACGGACCCGGTCGTCGACCTGGTCGAGGCCGGTGTGGTGACCGGCCCGGTGGTCGCCAGCTGGGCGATGGGGACCCGCCGGCTCTACGACCGGCTAGCCACCGACGAGCGGTTCTCGCTGCACCCGGTCGACCACGTCTGCGACCCCGACGTGATCGCCGGGCACGACCGCATGGTCTCGGTGACCCAGGCGTTCTCGGTCGACTTGTCGGGACAGGTCTGCACCGAGCGGCTGGACGGCGTGCTCTACGGCGGCGTTGCCACCGGCCCCGACTTCCACCGCGGCGCACTCCGGGCGCGGCGCGGCACCCCCGTCGTGGCCCTCGCGTCGCGCACCCCTGCCGGGCGGCCGGGCGTGG
The Actinomycetes bacterium DNA segment above includes these coding regions:
- a CDS encoding GNAT family N-acetyltransferase, giving the protein MNTTTGALPADRTLTAQEAARLVRPGHTVFVGSACATPRTLLRALEELPDPPAGVTLVHSLTDRVGVGDPPRTRYRHRVFYAGADVRDLQPREFVDYVPMRLADVPAMFADGHLPLDVALVQVAPPDADGTCSLGVSVDVTLAAVLSARTVVAEVVRAMPSTRGGSRIPLDHIDHVVPVDTPVTEYVHEPTAGVAEQIARYVARLVDHGSTLQVGLGRVPHEMLGHLRNRRDLSVHSDVVTDPVVDLVEAGVVTGPVVASWAMGTRRLYDRLATDERFSLHPVDHVCDPDVIAGHDRMVSVTQAFSVDLSGQVCTERLDGVLYGGVATGPDFHRGALRARRGTPVVALASRTPAGRPGVVPTLGPDDPVALPRSDVRWVVTEYGTAYLFGLSVAERAVALIEVAHPDDRGDLLAAARERGIVAADQELRSRTAYPVHEERGIELRDGRQVLLRPTRARDRAGMQALFHRLPETDVQTRFFQKLRSLTDQAADHLCDVDYTAEMAFAAVVGPAEHERIVATSSYYVDPRDQVAEVAYMVEPGWQRTGVATALHGRTVEYAKAHGVRGLTADVLTSNPAMLRVFRRGQELGLHGLAMDADAGVYELDMPFTGT
- a CDS encoding peptidase E; translation: MKIFATSGGFLPTDRGAFQWRTGPIIDHAIELVGNPERPRLCYVGTATGDSLNGTAAFYRAMSGLDVRASHLELFMMPNVDDVRAHLLAQDVVWVGGGSVANLLAVWRVHGLDEVLRECWEEGVVLAGVSAGSICWHVGGPTDSYGPTLRPALGGLGFLPYGNGVHYDVEAQRRPLLHQLVADEVLPLSYATDDGVGLVYEGTELVEAVSDRPGPAAYRVERSPDGTVTETRIEPRLLPGAVGPGGGVL